One stretch of Thermococcus sp. MAR1 DNA includes these proteins:
- a CDS encoding ATP-binding protein has protein sequence MFYDRERELWKLNEVYSFPGSSFLVIYGRRRVGKTALVREFLKDKPGLYFFVGEKDEKLLLEEWSREIVERLSDYLPSYVKPRFSSLEELVGFLLDFSRERRLVVVFDEFQNFKAVKPSFFSSLQELWDEKKDGSNLMLIAVGSYVGMIKRIFMDRKEPLFGRADEWMKLKPFDFWRAYGFVRSMADVNPRHFVEFYSALGGMPRYLLYLPRYYRGDSVETLGRLFFDEFAPLREEGLNVLKLEFGRFYRSYFSILEAVSLGYVTPKEISDKTGMKPLTVGKYLSELTNHYEYLVREVPVTENPLKTRKVAYKISDEFFSFWFRFIYHNYTALEENPDRVFERFRAEFPAFVGETYERIAREFVKRLDLGFKPERVGRWWHRGEEIDVVAYDRQNVALFEVKWKNLSQRDAKRVLKALEKKAELLPLRGNYRFGVIARKLEDKDWLRKEGFLAFGLEDIIR, from the coding sequence ATGTTCTACGACAGGGAGCGCGAGCTGTGGAAGCTCAACGAGGTTTATTCTTTTCCCGGTTCGAGTTTTCTGGTAATCTACGGCAGGCGGAGGGTGGGAAAGACGGCCTTGGTGAGGGAATTCCTAAAAGACAAACCCGGTCTCTACTTCTTCGTCGGTGAAAAGGACGAAAAGCTGCTCCTTGAGGAATGGTCGCGCGAGATCGTGGAGAGGCTCTCCGATTACCTCCCCTCCTATGTGAAGCCGCGATTTTCTTCCCTCGAAGAGCTGGTAGGGTTTCTCCTGGACTTCTCACGCGAGAGAAGGCTCGTGGTGGTGTTCGATGAGTTCCAGAACTTCAAGGCGGTTAAGCCCTCTTTCTTTTCATCCCTCCAGGAGCTCTGGGATGAGAAAAAGGACGGCTCAAACCTGATGCTCATTGCAGTAGGCTCGTACGTCGGCATGATTAAGCGAATCTTCATGGACAGAAAGGAGCCCCTCTTCGGTAGGGCCGACGAGTGGATGAAGCTCAAGCCCTTCGACTTCTGGAGGGCTTACGGTTTTGTGCGCTCTATGGCTGATGTGAACCCAAGGCACTTTGTTGAGTTCTATTCGGCTTTAGGGGGAATGCCGAGGTATCTTCTCTATCTTCCGCGCTACTATCGCGGAGACTCGGTTGAGACTCTCGGGAGGCTTTTCTTTGACGAGTTCGCCCCGCTCAGGGAGGAGGGATTGAACGTCCTTAAACTTGAGTTCGGCAGGTTCTATCGCTCTTACTTTTCGATTCTCGAAGCAGTCAGCCTCGGCTACGTTACGCCCAAGGAGATAAGCGACAAAACGGGCATGAAGCCGCTGACGGTGGGCAAATACCTCAGCGAGCTGACCAATCACTACGAGTACCTGGTTAGGGAGGTGCCAGTTACCGAGAACCCGCTGAAGACGAGGAAGGTAGCCTATAAGATAAGTGACGAGTTCTTCAGCTTCTGGTTCCGCTTTATTTATCACAACTACACGGCCCTTGAGGAGAATCCAGATAGGGTTTTTGAGCGCTTTAGAGCGGAGTTTCCCGCCTTCGTTGGTGAAACCTACGAGAGAATAGCGAGGGAGTTCGTGAAAAGGCTTGACCTCGGTTTTAAGCCGGAGCGCGTTGGCAGGTGGTGGCACAGGGGGGAGGAGATAGACGTGGTGGCATACGACCGGCAAAACGTTGCCCTCTTCGAGGTAAAGTGGAAGAACCTAAGCCAGAGGGATGCAAAGAGAGTTCTGAAAGCCCTTGAGAAAAAGGCAGAACTCCTACCTCTGAGGGGAAACTATAGGTTCGGCGTCATAGCGAGGAAGCTTGAGGATAAAGACTGGCTCAGGAAGGAGGGCTTTTTGGCCTTTGGCCTTGAGGATATCATTCGCTGA
- a CDS encoding MBL fold metallo-hydrolase, protein MKIIWYGHACFWVETNGVRLLIDPYPEVDDDRIGEVDYILITHEHVDHYGKVELLSRLRDATVIGPKPVYMMAISDGVTKVKEIEEGQTIELGNGVKVTAIYMEHPSSQYPVGYLIQGDKRLFHTGDTYSTPVLQKLRGKVDVLLVPISGRSTANEREAAQIIEDIRPRIVIPMHYGVYGTGSVEKLQDELKKKRIWVMVRPMELYEELTL, encoded by the coding sequence ATGAAGATTATCTGGTACGGACACGCGTGCTTTTGGGTCGAGACGAATGGTGTGAGACTGCTCATCGACCCGTATCCAGAGGTTGACGACGACAGGATAGGCGAAGTCGACTACATACTGATAACCCACGAGCACGTTGACCACTATGGCAAGGTGGAATTGCTCTCAAGGCTCCGCGATGCGACCGTGATAGGCCCGAAGCCCGTCTATATGATGGCCATCAGCGATGGAGTGACGAAGGTAAAGGAGATAGAGGAAGGCCAGACGATAGAGCTCGGGAACGGCGTTAAGGTCACCGCCATCTACATGGAGCACCCATCGAGCCAGTATCCCGTTGGTTACCTGATCCAGGGGGACAAGAGACTGTTCCACACGGGGGACACCTATTCAACGCCCGTCCTGCAGAAGCTCCGGGGAAAGGTGGACGTTCTCCTGGTGCCCATCAGCGGCCGCTCAACGGCCAACGAGCGCGAGGCGGCGCAGATAATCGAGGACATAAGGCCCAGAATCGTCATCCCGATGCACTACGGAGTATACGGCACGGGAAGCGTCGAAAAACTCCAGGACGAGCTGAAGAAAAAGCGCATATGGGTCATGGTCCGCCCCATGGAGCTCTACGAAGAGCTCACCCTCTAG
- the radB gene encoding DNA repair and recombination protein RadB: MLTTGVKSLDELLGGGIAEGVLTQIYGSFATGKTTLAVQVGLLSPGKVAYVDTEGGFSPERLSQMAEARGLDPEEALQRFILFTPSDFKEQRRTIGSLKKVLDGSFSLVVVDSITAHYRVEEHRRNLTAELGKQLQVLLWIARRNRIPVIVINQVHFDSRAERMKPVAEHTLNYRTKDILRLDKLSTPGLRVAILERHRFRPEGGMVYFRITEKGIEDVSE; this comes from the coding sequence ATGCTCACCACGGGGGTAAAATCACTCGACGAGCTTCTCGGCGGCGGGATAGCCGAGGGGGTACTGACACAAATTTACGGGAGCTTTGCCACCGGAAAGACGACGCTCGCAGTGCAGGTCGGCCTCCTGAGTCCTGGAAAGGTCGCCTACGTCGATACCGAGGGGGGATTTTCTCCCGAAAGACTGAGCCAGATGGCTGAGGCGAGGGGGTTAGACCCAGAAGAGGCACTCCAGAGGTTCATCCTCTTCACGCCATCGGACTTCAAGGAGCAGAGGCGTACCATAGGAAGCCTGAAGAAGGTCCTTGACGGCTCCTTTTCCCTCGTTGTTGTGGACTCCATAACGGCCCATTACCGTGTAGAAGAGCACAGAAGGAACCTCACCGCTGAGCTCGGCAAACAGCTCCAGGTTCTCCTCTGGATAGCCAGAAGAAACCGCATTCCGGTGATAGTCATTAACCAGGTTCACTTCGACAGCCGGGCGGAGAGAATGAAACCCGTTGCCGAGCACACCCTCAACTACCGGACGAAGGACATTTTAAGGCTCGATAAGCTCAGCACACCGGGGCTGAGGGTAGCGATCCTAGAAAGACACAGGTTCAGGCCAGAAGGAGGAATGGTCTACTTCAGGATAACGGAGAAGGGAATTGAGGACGTCAGCGAATGA